One Paraburkholderia fungorum genomic region harbors:
- a CDS encoding FCD domain-containing protein, translating to MALPQLASPSRSGDASKATLSEQAFEFLENDLLAGVFQPGEKLRPQALQERYGLGISPIREALMLLSCDGLVTVEGQRGFRVSEMSAEDLLDIVETRKTIETELLTDAIEHGDEDWGAEISAAFYRLVHTPLPQLGDIEAGTRWERAHRRFHSALLAAARSNWLRRIDEQLVRHSERYRRMRIAGTVPQEVLARNIVEEHQELMEAVLRRDVRRSCELLSAHIEETAQAISPLFE from the coding sequence ATGGCACTACCACAACTGGCATCACCAAGCCGGTCGGGCGACGCGTCCAAAGCGACACTGTCCGAACAGGCGTTCGAATTTCTGGAGAATGACCTTCTGGCTGGCGTGTTCCAGCCAGGAGAGAAGTTGCGTCCGCAAGCGCTGCAGGAGCGATATGGCCTTGGCATAAGTCCGATCCGCGAGGCGCTGATGCTGCTAAGTTGCGACGGACTAGTAACGGTCGAAGGCCAACGGGGCTTCCGGGTGTCGGAGATGTCTGCGGAAGACCTGCTCGATATTGTCGAAACGCGAAAAACGATTGAAACCGAGTTGCTAACAGATGCGATCGAGCACGGCGACGAAGATTGGGGGGCTGAGATCAGCGCGGCGTTCTACCGCCTCGTCCATACCCCGTTGCCGCAATTGGGCGACATCGAGGCCGGAACGCGTTGGGAGCGCGCACATCGGAGATTCCATTCGGCTCTGCTGGCCGCCGCGCGATCGAATTGGCTTCGACGAATCGATGAGCAACTCGTGCGGCATTCCGAACGCTACCGGCGCATGCGAATCGCCGGCACGGTACCCCAAGAAGTATTGGCTCGCAACATTGTCGAAGAACATCAGGAATTAATGGAAGCGGTGTTGCGAAGAGACGTGCGCCGTTCCTGTGAATTGCTCTCGGCACACATTGAAGAAACGGCGCAGGCCATTTCCCCGTTGTTCGAGTAA
- a CDS encoding aromatic ring-hydroxylating oxygenase subunit alpha, whose translation MTSPTTTQGSADPIQSYLDKGLRNYWYPVAPSWQVGDAPVGITRLGDQIVLWRDKEGQVRALEDRCPHRGARLSLGWNLGGSVACWYHGIEVDGTGTVQRVPAVSACPLEGTRCVKSYPVEEHAGAIFLWFGDEAHKEPVPLKLPEELVGEEYASFLCMSNWKCNYQYAIDNVMDPMHGAYLHATSHSMAEGDKQADMRVRKTETGLMFEKVGQRDVNFDWVELGETGALWMRLAIPYKKKFGPGGSFGIIGFAVPTDGDNCQVYFWRTRKVQGWQRDAWRFLYRNRLEGLHWDVLEQDRYVLESLAPNAREHEFLYQHDVGMTRVRRMLRQRAQQHFADLDAHRAQVQAQAEAGQTAEAGHSHA comes from the coding sequence ATGACGTCCCCCACTACAACTCAAGGCTCAGCCGACCCGATCCAGTCTTACCTGGACAAAGGCCTGCGTAACTACTGGTATCCCGTTGCACCGAGCTGGCAAGTCGGCGACGCGCCGGTCGGCATCACGCGGCTCGGCGACCAGATCGTGCTGTGGCGCGACAAGGAAGGCCAGGTCCGCGCGCTCGAAGACCGCTGCCCGCATCGCGGCGCGCGTCTGTCGCTCGGCTGGAACCTCGGCGGCAGCGTCGCGTGCTGGTATCACGGCATCGAAGTGGACGGCACCGGCACCGTGCAGCGCGTGCCGGCCGTGTCGGCGTGTCCGCTCGAAGGCACCAGGTGCGTGAAGTCGTATCCGGTCGAAGAACACGCCGGCGCGATCTTCCTGTGGTTCGGCGACGAAGCGCATAAGGAACCCGTGCCGCTCAAGCTGCCGGAAGAGCTGGTCGGCGAGGAATACGCGAGCTTCCTGTGCATGTCGAACTGGAAGTGCAATTACCAGTACGCCATCGACAACGTGATGGACCCGATGCACGGCGCGTATCTGCACGCGACGTCGCACTCGATGGCCGAAGGCGACAAGCAGGCCGACATGCGCGTGCGCAAGACCGAAACCGGTTTGATGTTCGAAAAGGTCGGCCAGCGCGACGTGAACTTCGACTGGGTGGAACTCGGCGAAACCGGCGCGCTGTGGATGCGCCTCGCGATTCCGTACAAGAAGAAGTTCGGCCCGGGCGGCAGCTTCGGGATCATCGGCTTCGCGGTTCCGACCGACGGCGACAACTGCCAGGTCTACTTCTGGCGTACCCGCAAGGTGCAGGGCTGGCAGCGCGACGCGTGGCGCTTCCTGTATCGCAATCGTCTGGAAGGTCTGCATTGGGACGTGCTGGAGCAAGACCGCTACGTGCTGGAAAGCCTCGCGCCGAATGCACGCGAACACGAGTTCCTTTATCAGCACGACGTCGGCATGACGCGCGTGCGCCGCATGCTGCGTCAGCGTGCGCAACAGCATTTCGCCGATCTCGACGCGCATCGCGCGCAAGTTCAGGCGCAAGCGGAAGCCGGTCAAACCGCCGAAGCGGGCCACAGCCATGCATAA
- a CDS encoding cupin domain-containing protein: protein MADADIERKSWEQPAEASFGQWLDSRVARLETRRYDWDALKFQADYDPKYRRAQMRYVGTGGTGVAKDMNTVPAGGFTFSTMVIPAGNIGPSHIHMDVEEIFFVLRGKMKVICEKDGETWEAELGERDLISVPPGVYRTEINIGEEDALMCVMLGSPKPVTPTYPPDSPLAKLKR, encoded by the coding sequence ATGGCGGATGCCGATATCGAACGCAAATCGTGGGAACAACCCGCGGAAGCGAGCTTTGGACAATGGCTGGACAGCCGCGTAGCGCGCCTTGAAACGCGTCGCTACGACTGGGACGCGTTGAAGTTCCAGGCCGACTACGACCCGAAATATCGCCGCGCGCAAATGCGCTATGTCGGCACGGGCGGCACGGGCGTCGCGAAAGACATGAACACGGTGCCCGCAGGCGGCTTCACGTTTTCGACGATGGTGATCCCGGCTGGCAACATCGGCCCGAGCCATATTCATATGGATGTCGAAGAAATTTTCTTCGTGCTGCGCGGCAAGATGAAAGTGATCTGCGAGAAAGACGGCGAAACGTGGGAAGCAGAACTCGGCGAGCGCGACCTGATTTCGGTGCCGCCCGGCGTGTATCGCACGGAAATCAACATTGGCGAAGAAGACGCGCTGATGTGCGTGATGCTCGGTTCGCCGAAGCCGGTCACGCCGACGTATCCACCGGATTCGCCGCTGGCGAAGTTGAAGCGCTGA
- a CDS encoding recombinase-like helix-turn-helix domain-containing protein, which translates to MREVAVNFNPFLKPWLAPQPNNVAGKGVIEKPGQQENMVWQNRKAEPTKYENDFGDALEKVFEAGAMELQEVVDGLNRVGFRTPEGQPWDAGRLAAEFRLLAD; encoded by the coding sequence ATGCGAGAGGTAGCCGTGAACTTCAATCCTTTCCTGAAGCCGTGGCTCGCGCCGCAGCCGAACAACGTCGCCGGCAAGGGCGTGATCGAGAAACCGGGCCAGCAGGAAAACATGGTCTGGCAGAACCGCAAGGCCGAACCGACCAAGTACGAAAACGACTTCGGCGATGCGCTCGAAAAAGTTTTCGAAGCCGGCGCGATGGAGTTGCAGGAAGTCGTGGACGGTCTGAACCGCGTCGGCTTCCGCACCCCGGAAGGCCAGCCGTGGGACGCCGGGCGCCTCGCCGCCGAATTCCGCCTGCTCGCCGACTAG
- a CDS encoding SDR family oxidoreductase has translation MHNDALAALNGRRVLVTGGARGLGAAFVRALVAVGAKVVFGDVLHEEGQALAASLAAQGHAATYLPLDLANPQSIQQFAEQGAAQLGGLDALINNAAITNSGGKFADELSVDTWDAVMNVNVRGVWLMSTAALPFLRESGRGSIVNIASDTAMWGAPKLLAYVASKGAVISMTRSLAREFGAHQVTVNAIAPGLTEVEATAYVPAERHQYYLQGRALTRAQVPDDVTGPVLFLLSDAARFVTGQLLPVNGGFVMN, from the coding sequence ATGCATAACGACGCGCTCGCAGCGCTCAACGGCCGACGCGTCCTCGTGACGGGCGGCGCGCGCGGTCTCGGCGCGGCGTTTGTCCGCGCGCTGGTCGCGGTCGGCGCGAAAGTGGTGTTCGGCGACGTGCTGCATGAAGAAGGTCAGGCACTCGCGGCATCGCTCGCAGCGCAAGGACATGCGGCGACGTATCTGCCGCTCGATCTGGCGAATCCGCAAAGCATCCAGCAATTCGCGGAGCAGGGCGCGGCGCAACTCGGCGGCCTCGACGCGCTGATCAACAACGCCGCAATCACCAACTCCGGCGGCAAGTTCGCGGACGAGTTGTCGGTCGACACATGGGACGCCGTGATGAACGTCAACGTGCGCGGCGTCTGGTTGATGAGCACCGCCGCGCTGCCGTTTCTGCGCGAATCGGGCCGCGGCAGCATCGTCAATATCGCGTCGGATACGGCGATGTGGGGCGCGCCGAAACTGCTCGCGTATGTCGCGAGCAAGGGCGCGGTGATCTCGATGACCCGCTCGCTGGCGCGTGAATTCGGCGCGCATCAGGTGACGGTGAATGCGATCGCGCCGGGCCTGACCGAAGTCGAAGCGACCGCTTACGTGCCCGCCGAGCGTCATCAGTATTACCTGCAAGGCCGCGCTTTGACGCGCGCTCAGGTGCCCGACGATGTGACCGGGCCCGTGTTGTTCCTGTTGTCCGATGCCGCGCGCTTCGTAACCGGCCAGTTGCTGCCGGTGAACGGCGGCTTCGTGATGAATTGA
- a CDS encoding non-heme iron oxygenase ferredoxin subunit: MTDQWRCAGHVGDLSEDAPLEFKLDGTEIGIYKVGDELYALENVCPHAYALLTQGFVDGDTVECPLHEAVFHIPTGKCLKEPGGRDLKMYSVRLAGEEIQIKVA, translated from the coding sequence ATGACTGATCAATGGCGCTGCGCCGGCCATGTCGGCGACCTGTCCGAAGACGCGCCGCTCGAGTTCAAACTCGACGGCACGGAAATCGGCATCTACAAAGTGGGCGACGAGCTGTACGCGCTCGAAAACGTCTGCCCCCACGCATACGCGTTGCTGACGCAGGGCTTTGTCGACGGCGACACCGTTGAATGTCCGCTGCACGAAGCCGTGTTCCATATCCCCACCGGCAAATGTCTGAAAGAGCCCGGCGGCCGCGACCTGAAGATGTACTCGGTACGTCTTGCGGGCGAAGAAATCCAGATCAAGGTGGCATGA